From the genome of Eucalyptus grandis isolate ANBG69807.140 chromosome 2, ASM1654582v1, whole genome shotgun sequence, one region includes:
- the LOC104433015 gene encoding probable xyloglucan endotransglucosylase/hydrolase protein 28, with translation MLHSHLGLLSLTCFAVLLVLASGSSPNLPIISFDEGYTQLFGDNNLALHGDGQSVHLALDERTGSGFASQDLYLHGFFSASIKLPADYTAGVVVAFYMSNGDMYEKNHDEIDFEFLGNIRGKNWRIQTNIYGNGSTSVGREERYGLWFDPSDDFHQYGILWTDSQIIFYVDNVPIREFKRTEAMGGQFPSKPMSLYATIWDGSDWATNGGKYRVNYKYAPYVAEFSDLVLHGCAVDPIEHQLSCNDVPSHKAIPQGISPRQRTKMEYFRKKHMTYSYCYDRARYKVPPPECVINPGEAEHLRVFDPVTFGDGRHHRPKRHRQSRTSRADASI, from the exons ATGTTGCACTCCCATCTGGGCTTGTTGTCCCTGACCTGCTTTGCCGTCCTCCTTGTTCTGGCTTCTGGGTCGTCCCCGAACCTGCCCATCATCTCCTTCGACGAAGGTTACACCCAGCTCTTCGGAGACAACAACCTCGCCCTCCACGGGGATGGCCAATCCGTCCATCTCGCTCTAGACGAGCGCACAG GGTCTGGGTTCGCGTCTCAGGATCTTTACCTGCATGGCTTCTTCAGTGCTTCCATTAAGTTGCCTGCGGATTACACCGCCGGAGTCGTGGTTGCTTTCTAC ATGTCTAATGGCGATATGTACGAGAAGAACCACGATGAGATTGATTTCGAATTCTTGGGTAACATTCGGGGAAAAAATTGGAGGATTCAAACTAATATCTACGGCAATGGAAGCACCAGCGTTGGCAGGGAAGAGAGATATGGCCTCTGGTTCGATCCTTCCGATGACTTCCATCAGTACGGCATCCTGTGGACCGACTCTCAAATCAT ATTTTATGTGGACAATGTGCCCATCAGAGAGTTTAAGAGAACGGAGGCTATGGGAGGCCAATTCCCCTCTAAACCTATGTCTTTATACGCCACAATCTGGGATGGCTCTGATTGGGCCACAAATGGCGGAAAATACCGAGTGAACTACAAGTACGCCCCCTACGTCGCCGAGTTCTCTGATCTTGTCCTGCACGGCTGCGCAGTTGACCCGATTGAGCACCAATTAAGCTGCAACGATGTCCCAAGTCATAAGGCGATCCCTCAGGGCATCAGTCCCAGACAGAGGACAAAGATGGAGTATTTCCGAAAGAAGCACATGACTTATTCGTACTGCTACGACCGGGCTCGTTACAAAGTCCCTCCGCCCGAGTGCGTGATCAATCCAGGAGAAGCGGAGCATCTCCGGGTTTTCGACCCCGTCACATTTGGAGATGGCAGGCACCACCGTCCCAAGCGTCACCGCCAGAGCCGGACGAGCCGGGCAGACGCCTCTATATGA
- the LOC104433016 gene encoding probable transmembrane ascorbate ferrireductase 3, translating to MITGRHEHYGSASRLTVAAHLCGVLSIVLMLVWLLHYREGMEFDSDNALRVFNVHPFLMVFGFIFFSGEAMMAYKTVAAEWQVRKVTHMFLHIIAFILGVVGLCAVFKFHNMQEIEDMNSLHSWIGIGTISLFGCQWLLGLFTFMIGATSREARSRMAPWHITGGRIILFMAVCTALTGLMQKAVFLELKHEREARLVNFIAVFILLFGIFVDASVSLAHYV from the exons ATGATCACGGGAAGACATGAGCATTATGGATCGGCCTCTCGCCTAACAGTGGCGGCGCACTTGTGCGGGGTCCTCTCCATTGTTCTCATGCTGGTCTGGTTGCTCCACTATCGTGAGGGCATGGAATTTGATTCCGACAACGCGTTGCGAGTTTTCAAT GTTCACCCTTTCCTTATGGTATTTGGGTTCATTTTCTTCAGCGGTGAAG CGATGATGGCGTACAAGACAGTAGCCGCGGAGTGGCAGGTCCGCAAGGTCACGCACATGTTCCTCCATATCATCGCGTTTATCCTCGGAGTCGTAGGCCTTTGCGCGGTTTTCAAGTTCCACAACATGCAGGAGATAGAGGACATGAACAGCCTCCACTCCTGGATCGGCATCGGCACCATCTCCTTGTTCGGATGTCAG TGGCTACTCGGTCTCTTCACCTTCATGATTGGCGCCACGTCGAGGGAGGCCAGATCGAGAATGGCGCCATGGCACATAACTGGAGGGAGAATCATTCTGTTCATGGCGGTATGCACGGCCTTGACCGGGTTGATGCAGAAGGCTGTATTCTTAGAACTCAAGCACGAGAGAGAAGCGCGGTTGGTCAATTTCATTGCCGTCTTCATCCTCCTCTTTGGCATCTTCGTCGATGCCTCGGTCTCTCTCGCTCACTACGTGTGA
- the LOC104433017 gene encoding protein OBERON 3 produces the protein MYGEKDLSDGGRSSSFVAQQIVFGQSKENPDAKMASGEEGMDLFKSSKVGLDGFQSRSSRTGNSGSQQELTFSYMCDNSKLGFLGKDVPREASPEKASFKGKEIALGSENLSKDGGDYDNCVERDFMNLSGGGSSRWNLSKREAEEEIEREKGDKKTKLETLNLSLALPDVSLSLTASNALQNADPSAAHQPKPTRSNNTNTTYYSNDFPAPSMSYSYSHPFSHNPSCSLTRNSTENFEYSVGKDDQIWYGGEGTNGSVHSRFKPLGDGSVALSNHGGGGNLGMQGASNRFHRPTNSDNHSYFPSELPARLRKDTVSGDSRGRNSDHLRDLECTIGDRSRKLSRPERIIREIVLESIPIMAQTVQELSEEVLESTKEYLRTLVAAPERAEELSGLQRRLNKRSDLTKETLSKCNKDQLEILVAVRTGLGSFLSGKNRLPISELGDIFLFLRCKNVNCKSYLPVEDCECKICSSNKGFCSSCMCPICLKFDCASNTCSWVGCDVCSHWCHAACGIERNLIRPGPSLKGPSGTTEMQFHCIGCDHDSEMYGFVKDVFSCCAKDWGLETLMKELDCVRKIFRNSEDRKGKKLHVKAEELFLELQSKAVSPSDACNILKEFFTYLDGISDFSTPIAFAKPQIESARKDPAFRLQSTYMRPLAPSETPSNSHKELKPSLTSELTAEDELRSLLRKDSFDSLESVIRIKEAEAQMFQSKADDARREAEGYKQMIQMSLEKLEEEYAHKLAKLCLQETEERRKKKLEELKFLENSHCDYQKMKMRMQAEIAGLLERMEATKKQLV, from the exons ATGTACGGGGAGAAAGATCTCTCTGACGGGGGTCGTAGCAGCAGCTTTGTCGCTCAGCAGATCGTCTTCGGGCAGAGCAAGGAAAACCCAGATGCGAAAATGGCCTCTGGAGAAGAGGGGATGGATCTTTTCAAGAGCTCGAAGGTGGGGCTTGATGGGTTCCAGTCGAGGAGCTCGAGGACCGGCAATTCGGGCTCGCAGCAAGAGCTGACCTTCAGCTACATGTGCGACAATTCCAAGCTGGGTTTTCTCGGGAAGGACGTCCCCCGCGAGGCTTCGCCGGAGAAGGCGAGCTTCAAAGGGAAGGAGATCGCGTTGGGGTCCGAGAATCTGAGCAAGGACGGCGGCGACTATGATAATTGCGTGGAGAGGGATTTCATGAATTTGAGCGGTGGTGGGAGCAGCAGGTGGAATTTGTCCAAGagggaggccgaggaggagATTGAGAGGGAGAAGGGGGACAAGAAGACGAAGCTCGAGACTCTCAACCTCTCTCTGGCCTTGCCCGATGTGTCCCTCTCTCTCACCGCCTCCAACGCCTTGCAGAATGCCGACCCTTCTGCTGCTCATCAACCGAAACCCACCAGGTCCAATAACACGAACACCACTTACTACTCCAACGATTTCCCCGCCCCCTCGATGTCCTACTCGTACTCGCACCCTTTCTCGCACAACCCCAGCTGCTCGCTTACTCGTAATTCGACGGAGAACTTCGAGTACTCTGTCGGTAAAGATGACCAGATATGGTATGGAGGGGAGGGGACGAACGGGTCAGTGCATAGCCGGTTTAAGCCTCTCGGTGATGGGAGCGTTGCCTTGTCTAATCATGGAGGGGGAGGCAATTTGGGGATGCAGGGGGCTTCGAACAGATTCCATAGGCCTACTAATTCTGATAACCACTCTTATTTCCCATCTGAATTGCCAGCTCGGCTGAGGAAAGATACGGTATCGGGTGATTCGAGAGGGAGGAATTCAGATCATTTGAGAGATCTGGAATGTACGATAGGGGATAGATCACGGAAGCTCTCGAGGCCAGAGAGGATTATACGCGAAATCGTGTTGGAGTCTATTCCCATTATGGCTCAGACCGTGCAGGAGTTATCTGAAGAAGTGCTGGAATCCACCAAGGAGTACTTGAGAACCTTGGTTGCTGCACCAGAGAGGGCAGAAGAATTATCTGGCCTGCAGAGACGGCTGAACAAAAGGTCTGACCTTACCAAGGAGACCCTCTCAAAGTGCAACAAAGATCAGTTGGAAATTTTGGTTGCCGTGAGGACAGGGCTCGGAAGCTTTTTATCTGGGAAGAATAGGCTTCCTATTAGTGAACTGGGGgatattttcttgtttctgagGTGTAAAAATGTGAACTGTAAGAGCTACTTGCCTGTTGAAGATTGTGAATGCAAGATATGCTCAAGCAATAAGGGATTTTGCAGTTCTTGTATGTGTCCCATTTGTCTTAAGTTTGATTGTGCAAGTAATACTTGCAGTTGGGTGGGGTGTGATGTGTGTTCTCATTGGTGTCATGCTGCTTGTGGCATTGAGAGAAATCTGATCAGGCCAGGTCCGAGCTTGAAAGGACCCTCGGGGACTACTGAGATGCAGTTTCACTGCATTGGCTGTGATCATGATTCGGAGATGTATGGTTTTGTCAAGGACGTATTTTCCTGCTGTGCTAAGGATTGGGGTTTAGAAACTCTGATGAAAGAGCTTGATTGTGTGAGGAAGATTTTCAGGAATAGCGAAGACCGTAAGGGCAAGAAGCTGCATGTGAAGGCGGAGGAGTTGTTTTTGGAGCTTCAAAGCAAAGCAGTTTCTCCTTCTGATGCCTGCAATATACTTAAGGAGTTCTTTACAT ACCTAGATGGGATTTCAGATTTTTCCACACCTATTGCATTTGCAAAGCCACAGATAGAAAGTGCCCGAAAAGACCCAGCCTTTCGCTTGCAGTCCACCTACATGAGGCCTTTGGCTCCCAGTGAGACGCCTAGCAATTCACACAAGGAGTTAAAACCATCCTTGACTAGCGAATTGACAGCCGAGGATGAGTTGAGAAGTCTATTGAGAAAAGACTCATTTGACAGCTTGGAAAGCGTCATACGGATCAAAGAAGCGGAAGCACAAATGTTCCAAAGCAAGGCAGATGACGCGAGGAGAGAGGCGGAAGGGTACAAACAGATGATCCAGATGAGTTTAGAGAAGCTTGAGGAAGAGTATGCGCACAAGCTGGCAAAGCTGTGCCTGCAAGAGACTGAGGAACGGCGGAAGAAGAAATTGGAGGAGTTGAAGTTTCTGGAGAATTCGCACTGCGATTaccagaagatgaagatgaggatgcaAGCTGAGATTGCTGGCTTGTTGGAGAGAATGGAGGCTACAAAGAAACAGCTTGTGTAA